From the genome of Streptomyces ficellus:
TGTGCAGCGGCACACGACCCTCGCGGTAGAACTCCGAGCGGGACATCTCGGCGCCGCCGAGACGGCCACCACACTGGATCTTGATGCCCTTGGCGCCCGCCTTCATGGCCGACTGCATGCTCTTGCGCATGGCACGGCGGAAGGAGACGCGGGAGGACAGCTGCTCCGCCACGGCCTGGGCCACGAGCTGAGCGTCGACCTCGGGGTTCTTGACCTCGAGGATGTTCAGCTGGACCTGCTTGCCCGTGAGCTTCTCGAGGTCACCGCGGATGCGGTCGGCCTCGGCGCCACGGCGGCCGATGACGATGCCGGGACGAGCGGTGTGGATGTCCACCCGCACGCGGTCACGGGTGCGCTCGATCTCCACCTTCGAGATGCCGGCGCGCTCCATGCCGGACGTCATCATCCGACGGATGGCGACGTCTTCCTTGACGTAGTCCTTGTACAGCTTGTCGGCGTACCAACGCGACTTGAAGTCGGTGGTGATGCCGAGCCGGAACCCGTGCGGGTTTACCTTCTGGCCCATTACCGGGTTCCTTCCTTGCTGCTGACGACCACGGTGATGTGGCTGGTCCGCTTGCGGATCCGGTAGGCACGGCCCTGGGCACGCGGACGGAACCGCTTCAGGGTCGGGCCCTCGTCGACGTACGCCTCGCTGATGTACAGCGAAGAGGCGTCCGTGTGGTCGTAGTTGTGCGCGGCGTTGGCGATGGCGCTGTCCAGCACCTTGCCGACCGGCACGCTCGCGGCCTGCGGGGCGAAACGCAGGACCGCCTGAGCCTCCGTGGCGTCCATGCCACGGATGAGGTCCACCACGCGGCGGGCCTTCATGGGCGTGACGCGGATGTACCGCGCCTGGGCCCTGGCTTCCATGGTTGTCCCTTCGGTGTTAGTCATAGTCGATTCCACCCCGCCTTAGCGGCGCTTCGACTTCCGGTCGTCCTTGACGTGACCCCGGAAGGTGCGCGTCGGCGAGAACTCGCCGAGCTTGTGGCCGACCATCGACTCGGTGACGAACACCGGGATGTGGGTCTTGCCGTTGTGCACCGCGATCGTGTGGCCGAGCATGGCCGGGACGATCATCGAGCGGCGGGACCAGGTCTTGATGACGTTCTTGGTGCCGGCTTCGTTCTGCGAATCCACCTTCTTGATCAGGTGGTCGTCGACGAAGGGCCCCTTCTTGAGACTGCGCGGCATCTAAACCCGCTCCTAGCGCTTCTTGTTCGTCTTGCGGCGGCGGACGATGTACTTGTTGCTCGCCTTCTTGGGAGAACGAGTACGACCCTCCTTCTGACCCCACGGGGAGACCGGGTGGCGACCACCGGAGGTCTTGCCCTCACCACCACCGTGCGGGTGGTCAACCGGGTTCATCGCCACACCGCGGACGGTCGGGCGGACGCCCAGCCAGCGCTTGCGGCCGGCCTTGCCC
Proteins encoded in this window:
- the rpsC gene encoding 30S ribosomal protein S3, which gives rise to MGQKVNPHGFRLGITTDFKSRWYADKLYKDYVKEDVAIRRMMTSGMERAGISKVEIERTRDRVRVDIHTARPGIVIGRRGAEADRIRGDLEKLTGKQVQLNILEVKNPEVDAQLVAQAVAEQLSSRVSFRRAMRKSMQSAMKAGAKGIKIQCGGRLGGAEMSRSEFYREGRVPLHTLRANVEYGFFEAKTTFGRIGVKVWIYKGDVKNIAEVRAENAAARAGNRPARGGADRPAGRGGRGGERGGRGRKPQQAQAAEAPKAEAPAAAPAAESTGTEA
- the rplV gene encoding 50S ribosomal protein L22 produces the protein MEARAQARYIRVTPMKARRVVDLIRGMDATEAQAVLRFAPQAASVPVGKVLDSAIANAAHNYDHTDASSLYISEAYVDEGPTLKRFRPRAQGRAYRIRKRTSHITVVVSSKEGTR
- the rpsS gene encoding 30S ribosomal protein S19 — its product is MPRSLKKGPFVDDHLIKKVDSQNEAGTKNVIKTWSRRSMIVPAMLGHTIAVHNGKTHIPVFVTESMVGHKLGEFSPTRTFRGHVKDDRKSKRR